One Candidatus Korarchaeum sp. DNA segment encodes these proteins:
- a CDS encoding APC family permease, which translates to MWIAGASEDDGGGPELGREEVSLKREVKLFGAFSMGYADVGADIYVAIGVVALFSAGAAPLSFIIASIVYVTTGLVYAELSSTYPLAGGAQVFAAKGLNDLFGFIAGWLLVLSYVVDISLFAVTSAGYLSFLLPEIRDLNLSIGPLGVSGIILIAVILICMLLFLNLIGIRESALFTEVLVAIDLVVETLILALGLMNLLRDPSSFLNNVRELGVPGRMEGVAYLPGIDLSLQNFLYGTTLAMSSFVGIESIAQASEEIKRPYRWIPVATKMSVVSVLIFVLGLSFVSIGSVGWRTLAEHREMSLAALALSFPLIGRYASLIVAFTGFLITLASSNTGVVGVSRVLYSMGKFRLIPPHLSSINRRFRTPVRSIVLSGLLAVFLCFLGELERIADVYAVAALASYLLVNYSLIRIRRVERAFRPWKVPGDIKVLGRDLNLVAALGVVSTTFLLALVVLMHEVGRLIGFAWLVSGLSLYVAYRKLSGIDVLGRFSADLMRPAEYTREALVLIRPYESDDVAEDIYHGLKGRYRLHLVTIVDPSGLSAGEVREESEAADRVLRSIARELRNRGLEVDYRVDFGDPREVALSLASNDAFDFALVIIGKGSRKIEEGGVARLLMSKLPGKVLAIRR; encoded by the coding sequence ATGTGGATCGCCGGAGCCTCGGAGGACGACGGTGGGGGACCTGAATTAGGGAGAGAGGAGGTATCGCTGAAAAGAGAAGTGAAGTTGTTCGGAGCCTTCTCGATGGGCTACGCCGATGTCGGTGCTGATATATATGTGGCGATAGGGGTTGTGGCTCTTTTCTCAGCGGGAGCTGCTCCACTATCCTTCATCATAGCATCCATAGTTTACGTAACCACAGGCTTGGTTTACGCTGAGCTGAGCTCGACTTACCCGCTCGCGGGCGGTGCTCAGGTATTCGCGGCTAAGGGTCTGAACGACCTATTCGGGTTCATAGCAGGCTGGCTCCTCGTTCTCAGCTACGTAGTGGATATATCGCTCTTCGCTGTGACATCAGCAGGCTACCTCTCCTTCTTACTCCCTGAGATCAGGGACCTGAACTTGAGTATAGGCCCGCTTGGGGTATCTGGGATCATCTTAATCGCGGTGATCCTGATCTGCATGCTCTTGTTCCTCAATCTAATCGGGATAAGGGAATCGGCCCTATTCACGGAGGTCCTAGTAGCCATAGACTTAGTCGTAGAGACGCTGATACTGGCTTTAGGTCTCATGAACCTCCTTCGGGATCCCTCATCCTTCCTCAATAACGTGAGGGAGTTGGGTGTCCCCGGGAGGATGGAAGGCGTGGCTTACCTACCTGGAATCGATCTGAGCCTTCAGAACTTTCTCTATGGGACTACATTAGCCATGAGCTCGTTCGTAGGGATAGAGTCAATAGCGCAAGCTTCCGAGGAGATAAAGAGACCATATAGGTGGATCCCCGTAGCGACCAAGATGTCAGTGGTATCCGTGTTGATATTCGTCCTAGGTCTCTCCTTCGTCAGCATCGGCAGCGTCGGGTGGAGGACCTTAGCTGAGCACAGGGAGATGTCGCTAGCTGCTTTAGCACTCTCCTTCCCGTTAATAGGGAGGTACGCTTCGCTCATAGTCGCTTTCACTGGCTTCCTGATAACGCTAGCATCATCCAACACCGGGGTGGTGGGGGTCTCGAGGGTCCTCTACTCGATGGGGAAGTTCAGGCTGATCCCTCCCCACCTCTCCTCCATAAACAGGAGGTTCAGGACTCCCGTGAGGTCGATAGTGCTTTCGGGCCTGCTCGCGGTGTTCCTCTGCTTCCTAGGCGAGCTTGAGAGGATAGCCGATGTCTACGCGGTGGCAGCCCTCGCATCCTACCTACTGGTCAACTACTCTCTGATCAGGATAAGGAGGGTGGAGAGGGCTTTCAGGCCTTGGAAGGTCCCCGGGGATATCAAGGTACTCGGGAGGGATCTCAACTTAGTAGCGGCTCTTGGGGTGGTATCAACGACGTTCCTACTGGCTCTAGTCGTGCTGATGCACGAGGTGGGGAGGCTCATAGGTTTCGCTTGGCTCGTCTCGGGACTATCCCTATATGTAGCTTACAGGAAGCTGAGTGGGATCGATGTCCTCGGGAGGTTCAGCGCCGACTTAATGAGACCCGCTGAGTACACGAGGGAAGCTCTAGTTCTGATAAGGCCTTATGAGAGTGATGATGTCGCTGAGGACATATATCACGGGCTCAAGGGTAGGTACAGGCTGCACTTAGTCACCATAGTGGACCCATCGGGGCTCAGCGCCGGTGAGGTGAGGGAGGAGAGTGAAGCCGCCGACAGGGTGCTGAGGAGCATAGCGAGGGAACTGAGGAATAGGGGACTAGAAGTGGATTACAGAGTTGATTTCGGAGACCCGAGAGAAGTAGCTCTCTCGTTAGCATCAAACGATGCATTCGATTTCGCGCTGGTGATAATAGGGAAGGGGTCGAGGAAGATAGAGGAGGGAGGGGTCGCAAGGCTTTTAATGAGCAAGCTTCCGGGGAAGGTGCTAGCCATAAGGAGGTGA
- a CDS encoding Lrp/AsnC ligand binding domain-containing protein → MILNIYAELDELDSIVEKLREMPEVVDLYEVTGDYDIVAVVEVDSVEEFRKVVIRKLTEIKGVRGTNSFVVLHTHKREGRSIEE, encoded by the coding sequence GTGATACTCAACATATACGCCGAACTGGATGAGCTCGATAGCATCGTGGAGAAGCTCAGGGAAATGCCTGAGGTAGTGGACCTATACGAGGTGACCGGGGATTACGATATCGTCGCCGTGGTTGAGGTGGACTCCGTTGAGGAGTTCAGAAAGGTAGTCATAAGGAAGCTGACCGAGATAAAAGGCGTGAGGGGTACTAATAGCTTCGTAGTGCTTCACACTCACAAGAGAGAAGGGAGGTCTATTGAGGAGTGA
- a CDS encoding heavy metal translocating P-type ATPase: protein MVKDPVCGMEVDPGSAPFRLEHGGRTYYFCSRHCMEEFSKDPRKYLLEGPSGTEHHAHHGTIEKLKRKLLVSLLLSIPIFLSPMVEDAVRVEFPHSGAVQLASATILFLYGGSFFLKGALSELRRRAPGMMTLVSLGITTAFIYSLYSFLSSSSQAFYMELAMLIDIMLLGHYVEARALASATGQLDLLVKLLPSEAHLIRDSSVIEVPVSALKEGDLVLVKPGERIAADGVVEEGVSYVDESLLTGESSPVLKVEGSEVIGGSLNLEAPIKVRISRSGEESYLAQVERLMMEIRSSKSRYVELADRAAFLLTAAILIAGPSSLIYWLLHDGRLSFAVERMVAVMVVACPHALGLAVPVVVHRVTSLTSRRGILLKSKQALERVRSSGIIVFDKTGTLTKGRLAVRKVRTYSGLSEDDLLKLAASLEALSNHPIAGALVEEASRRGIELLEASEFRSIPGYGVEGKVEGREVVVASPNYFSELDLEGEGTLIVVSVEGEVVGTIELEDSLKEEAPDTVRELREMGYKVYMLTGDRRSVAERFSRELGLDGFYSEVKPHEKVEVIRELQGKGRYVVMVGDGINDAPALIQADLGIAIGSGTDIAVESADVVLVRNDLRDVVRLLKIARSAHRKMVENLAWTIGYNSLTVPLAAGALIPLMISPAAGAVIMSLSDLFVVLNASALK, encoded by the coding sequence ATGGTTAAGGATCCTGTGTGCGGGATGGAAGTGGATCCCGGGAGCGCTCCCTTCAGATTGGAGCACGGGGGCAGGACCTACTACTTCTGCTCGAGGCACTGCATGGAGGAGTTCTCAAAAGACCCAAGGAAGTACTTACTCGAGGGACCCAGCGGGACAGAGCATCACGCTCATCACGGGACCATTGAGAAGCTCAAGAGGAAGCTGCTCGTGTCCCTCCTGCTCTCGATCCCGATATTCCTCTCCCCTATGGTCGAGGACGCGGTCAGGGTGGAGTTCCCTCACTCGGGAGCGGTTCAGCTAGCCTCGGCAACGATCCTCTTCCTCTACGGAGGGAGCTTCTTCTTGAAGGGGGCTCTATCTGAGCTAAGAAGGAGGGCTCCGGGGATGATGACATTAGTCTCCCTGGGCATAACTACTGCCTTCATCTACAGCCTCTACTCATTCCTCTCATCATCATCGCAGGCCTTCTACATGGAGTTAGCTATGCTGATCGATATAATGCTCTTAGGCCATTACGTTGAGGCTAGGGCTCTAGCGAGCGCTACCGGGCAATTAGACCTGCTGGTCAAACTGCTCCCCTCCGAAGCCCACCTGATCCGGGACTCCAGCGTGATAGAGGTCCCTGTGAGCGCGCTCAAGGAGGGGGATCTCGTACTGGTCAAACCGGGCGAGAGGATAGCTGCGGATGGGGTCGTCGAGGAGGGAGTGAGTTACGTGGACGAGTCCCTGCTTACCGGTGAATCGAGCCCCGTGTTGAAGGTGGAGGGAAGTGAGGTAATAGGGGGTTCACTCAACCTGGAGGCGCCGATCAAGGTGAGGATCTCACGTTCAGGGGAGGAGAGCTACCTAGCTCAGGTGGAGAGGTTGATGATGGAGATAAGGTCCTCTAAGTCCAGGTACGTTGAGCTAGCGGATAGGGCAGCGTTCCTCCTGACAGCAGCTATACTGATCGCTGGTCCCTCCTCCCTGATCTACTGGTTGCTCCACGATGGGAGACTCTCGTTCGCTGTGGAGAGGATGGTGGCGGTGATGGTAGTGGCTTGCCCCCACGCCCTGGGTCTAGCCGTACCGGTGGTCGTGCACAGGGTGACTTCGCTCACCTCGAGGAGGGGGATACTCCTGAAGTCGAAGCAGGCTCTGGAGAGAGTTAGGTCCAGTGGGATCATCGTGTTCGATAAGACGGGCACGCTCACGAAGGGGAGGCTGGCGGTGAGGAAGGTGAGGACGTACAGTGGGCTCTCAGAGGATGACCTGCTCAAGTTAGCGGCCTCGCTGGAGGCCCTGTCGAATCACCCGATCGCCGGAGCTCTAGTGGAGGAGGCTTCTAGAAGGGGTATAGAGCTGCTCGAGGCAAGCGAATTCAGGAGCATACCCGGCTACGGGGTCGAGGGTAAAGTTGAGGGTAGAGAGGTGGTAGTGGCGAGCCCCAATTACTTCAGCGAGCTTGATCTGGAGGGAGAGGGGACCTTGATAGTGGTCTCCGTGGAGGGCGAGGTGGTTGGGACGATAGAGCTAGAGGACTCCCTCAAGGAGGAGGCTCCAGACACCGTGAGGGAGCTCAGGGAGATGGGCTACAAGGTCTACATGCTGACTGGAGATAGGAGGAGCGTCGCTGAGAGGTTCTCGAGGGAGCTAGGATTGGACGGCTTTTACTCCGAGGTGAAACCGCACGAGAAGGTCGAGGTGATAAGGGAGCTACAGGGAAAAGGTCGATACGTCGTGATGGTGGGCGATGGGATTAACGACGCACCTGCCCTCATACAAGCGGATCTAGGCATAGCCATAGGTAGCGGTACCGATATAGCTGTGGAGAGCGCTGACGTCGTGTTGGTGAGGAATGACCTGAGGGACGTGGTCCGCTTACTCAAGATCGCTAGGTCAGCTCATAGGAAGATGGTTGAGAACCTAGCTTGGACGATAGGGTACAACTCCCTGACGGTCCCCTTAGCAGCGGGAGCCCTGATCCCCCTGATGATAAGCCCCGCCGCGGGGGCGGTCATAATGAGCCTGAGCGATCTCTTCGTGGTGCTTAACGCCAGCGCCCTCAAATAG